In the genome of Aspergillus flavus chromosome 8, complete sequence, one region contains:
- a CDS encoding putative hmg-CoA reductase has protein sequence MPKSDWVQHQVTKGLRAVIGQVCRHPIHTFLATALIATTTYLQVLEVTFRAANRGLTSKTDAAPLNVESFLWGSRSLRVGETSSWRWQVDDLSEATAGNGRVDHHWALVTLTFPVASADSSPALMNTLPDSVGAEPITPTSNFFTSISNEFSLAYRVPYTQLSVFLEEVEFVASDKKDHSWATRSPHGEGRLSLGRWLGSSWLSFLHRAKHAETVDLVIIGLGYLALNMTLVSLFRAMRHLGSRFWLAASVLLSGAFAFVLGLGVTTACGVPVDMFLLSEGIPFLVLIVGFEKPIRFTRAALHASKERRRVSPPREAADSKDNRQRHMIPNTMLVAINREGWSIIQSYLLEIGALALGAVLQPRERFGQFCFLAAWMVLFDAILLFTFYATILCVKLEVTRIRKPNTLDLADEQHGPRIFGYKVNATSVARWKLIMVGGFVLVNVLQLSSFFYRVMGGFMTKAAFTPTTVSPLKVAANGLNDIYLDARAGGVETRVTVLPPIRYVIEASGLDVSTGRRPGFDGVLAGLETPLGRLCLMGALVLSLYLNNHLIHAARWHVSPDAPKEPAAPAPSSSPAQVPSAASPPAPPSRSFEEIEALFRANQTESLTDDELAELCLRGKIPGYSLEKTLENIVSAGSSSTATTRLEAFTRAVRIRRIIVSRTPSTQDLSGGIQNSLLPYQNYNYELVHGACCENVIGYLPLPLGLAGPMVIDGQAYFIPMATTEGVLVASASRGCKAINAGGGAVTTLKGDGMTRGPCLGFPSAKRAAEAQRWAESPIGRRVLTDTFNATSRFARLQSLTFAQAGTYLYIRFRTTTGDAMGMNMISKGIEQALQAMTAHGFPDMNTITLSGNFCADKKSAAINWIGGRGKSVIAEATIPAETVRKVLKTEVDALVELNTAKNLVGSAMAGSMGGFNAHASNLVQAVFLATGQDPAQNVESSSCITTMKNIDGNLHIAVSMPSMEVGTIGGGTILEAQGAMLDLLGVRGAHPTDPGANARRLARIIAAAVLAGELSTCSALAAGHLVNAHMQHNRSAASSRVN, from the exons ATGCCAAAGTCTGACTGGGTGCAGCACCAGGTCACCAAGGGATTACGTGCAGTGATCGGCCAAGTGTGTCGACATCCCATTCACACGTTTCTGGCGACTGCTCTGATTGCCACAACCACTTATCTCCAAGTTTTAGAAGTCACCTTTCGCGCTGCCAACCGAGGCCTCACCTCCAAGACTGACGCCGCTCCCTTGAACGTCGAGTCATTCCTCTGGGGCAGCCGAAGTCTCCGGGTTGGTGAGACAAGCTCGTGGAGATGGCAGGTAGATGACCTGTCTGAGGCGACTGCTGGCAATGGCCGA GTCGACCACCACTGGGCTCTTGTCACTCTTACCTTCCCCGTTGCCTCTGCCGATAGCAGCCCCGCCTTAATGAACACACTGCCCGACTCAGTGGGCGCAGAACCGATCACGCCaacctccaacttcttcacctcaATCTCCAATGAATTCTCGCTGGCTTACCGAGTTCCGTATACCCAATTGAGCGTTTTTCTAGAGGAGGTGGAATTTGTTGCCTCGGATAAGAAGGATCATAGCTGGGCGACCAGGTCTCCTCACGGAGAGGGCAGGCTTTCACTGGGCCGCTGGCTGGGAAGCTCATGGCTCTCATTCCTTCACCGGGCCAAACACGCCGAGACGGTTGATTTGGTCATCATCGGTTTAGGTTACCTTGCGCTGAATATGACCCTGGTCTCACTCTTCCGAGCGATGCGTCACTTGGGCTCGCGTTTCTGGCTGGCAGCCTCCGTGCTGCTTTCTGGGGCATTTGCCTTCGTGCTCGGACTTGGGGTAACGACAGCCTGCGGCGTACCAGTCGACATGTTTCTACTCTCAGAAGGAATTCCCTTCTTGGTTTTGATCGTGGGATTCGAGAAGCCGATCCGATTTACCCGTGCTGCTCTCCACGCATCGAAGGAGCGCCGGCGTGTCTCGCCGCCCCGAGAGGCTGCCGACAGCAAGGACAACCGGCAGCGCCATATGATCCCCAACACCATGCTAGTCGCAATCAACAGAGAAGGATGGTCCATCATCCAGTCGTATCTACTTGAGATCGGGGCTCTCGCATTGGGAGCGGTCCTCCAGCCACGGGAACGGTTCGGCCAGTTCTGCTTTTTGGCTGCATGGATGGTGCTCTTCGACGCCATCCTTCTTTTCACCTTCTACGCCACCATTCTCTGCGTCAAACTGGAGGTGACCCGGATCCGAAAGCCCAACACCCTGGATCTGGCAGATGAGCAACATGGGCCGCGGATCTTCGGGTACAAGGTCAATGCGACCAGTGTGGCCCGGTGGAAGCTGATCATGGTCGGCGGGTTCGTGCTCGTCAATGTACTCCAGCTGTCATCATTCTTTTACCGCGTTATGGGAGGTTTCATGACCAAAGCTGCTTTTACTCCAACCACCGTCAGTCCACTCAAAGTGGCTGCCAACGGTCTGAACGATATCTATTTGGATGCCCGTGCCGGCGGAGTTGAGACACGGGTAACGGTACTACCGCCGATCAGATATGTCATCGAAGCATCTGGATTGGATGTATCGACCGGGAGACGTCCTGGATTTGACGGCGTATTGGCCGGGCTGGAAACACCCCTGGGCCGACTCTGTCTCATGGGCGCTTTGGTTCTCAGTCTTTACCTCAACAATCATCTGATCCACGCCGCCCGCTGGCATGTTTCTCCTGACGCACCGAAAGAACCTGCTGCACCTGCACCCTCTTCGTCGCCCGCACAGGTCCCTAGTGCTGCATCTCCCCCTGCGCCCCCTTCTCGCAGCTTTGAGGAAATTGAGGCTCTGTTCAGAGCGAACCAGACGGAATCTCTGACCGACGACGAGCTGGCGGAGCTATGTCTCCGTGGCAAGATTCCCGGATACAGCTTAGAGAAGACCTTGGAGAACATTGTCTCAGCAGGATCATCAAGCACAGCAACAACTAGGCTGGAGGCATTCACTCGTGCAGTTCGCATCCGCCGGATCATCGTGTCGCGAACGCCTTCGACTCAGGACCTCAGCGGCGGTATCCAGAACTCGCTGCTCCCCTACCAGAACTACAACTACGAGCTGGTGCACGGCGCCTGCTGCGAGAACGTGATCGGATACCTGCCCCTGCCCCTGGGACTCGCGGGACCCATGGTGATCGACGGTCAGGCATATTTCATCCCGATGGCCACGACGGAGGGTGTGCTGGTTGCCAGCGCCAGCCGGGGCTGCAAGGCGATCAACGCCGGCGGCGGTGCCGTGACGACGCTCAAAGGCGACGGCATGACGCGAGGCCCCTGCCTGGGATTTCCGTCGGCGAAACGCGCCGCCGAAGCTCAGCGCTGGGCTGAGTCCCCCATCGGTCGTCGGGTCCTCACCGACACCTTCAACGCCACCAGCCGCTTCGCTCGTCTGCAGAGCCTGACCTTCGCCCAGGCCGGCACCTACCTCTACATCCGGTTCCGCACCACGACAGGCGACGCCATGGGCATGAACATGATCTCTAAGGGTATTGAGCAGGCTTTGCAGGCGATGACCGCCCACGGGTTCCCCGATATGAACACTATTACGCTGTCCGGTAACTTCTGTGCTGACAAGAAATCTGCTGCTATCAACTGGATCGGTGGCCGCGGCAAGTCGGTCATCGCTGAAGCTACTATTCCCGCCGAGACCGTCCGGAAGGTTCTGAAGACCGAAGTCGATGCCCTGGTTGAGCTCAATACAGCTAAGAACCTGGTGGGTAGCGCCATGGCCGGTAGTATGGGTGGGTTCAACGCCCATGCATCCAACCTAGTTCAGGCCGTGTTCTTGGCTACCGGACAGGATCCCGCCCAGAATGTGGAGAGCAGTAGCTGTATcacgacgatgaagaa TATCGACGGAAACCTGCACATCGCCGTCTCCATGCCCTCCATGGAGGTCGGAACCATCGGTGGAGGCACCATCCTCGAAGCCCAGGGAGCCATGTTGGACTTGCTGGGAGTCCGCGGCGCCCATCCCACCGATCCCGGCGCGAATGCCCGCCGCTTGGCCCGGATCATCGCCGCGGCCGTGCTGGCGGGTGAACTGAGTACTTGCTCGGCCCTGGCGGCGGGTCACTTGGTCAATGCCCATATGCAGCATAATCGGAGTGCGGCGTCGTCGAGGGTGAACTAG
- a CDS encoding putative serine protein kinase, with amino-acid sequence MYRRGPAPLWDHLSGFSRTFRLPPSQSFISCKILQSATLRQRIFIAAMSTSPPPTPPSRAVIDDEWRFEPITLPCEWVEDYRPGGYHPVVLGDIFNNGQYKVIRKLGEGSYSTVWLARDLKNRGYVALKILVSEISGSTTELRILRHITEVAPAEGGRHITRLLGEFEHHGPNGVHRCLVFEPMGPSVNTMVEELPQFKPRMRGMKIRYPLRMAKSILKQSLQALAFLHENGIAHGDFQPGNILFTLDDIGSTPEDVLRQEEDVQAESISPPVQRLDGKEDKWAPRYLCVAQPLVPFTYYAEGFKVKLSDMGGAYFFTDPPTKPVTPLGLRAPELILTGAVDNTLDIWSFGCLVFELITGQPLFCIPGSDFEDDDHLLSLSDRLGALPDELFKHWKTSSLYFTSERKLFNCQLGGVAPGEEPLMVEQTSMEELFDQAGPDLDEEEARKVKALIRWILQYDPAKRPSPAEILSDPWFCEIDVESESARV; translated from the exons ATGTACCGCCGAGGCCCTGCCCCTCTTTGGGATCATCTATCTGGTTTCTCCCGGACTTTTAGACTCCCACCATCAcaatccttcatctcctgcAAAATATTGCAGTCGGCAACTCTCAGACAAAGAATCTTCATCGCAGCCATGAGTACCTCGCCTCCTCCCACTCCACCATCGAGGGCCGTAATAGATGACGAGTGGAGATTCGAACCTATTACATTGCCCTGTGAGTGGGTGGAGGATTACCGGCCGGGCGGTTATCATCCCGTTGTTCTCGGCGATATCTTCAACAACGGTCAGTACAAGGTCATCCGGAAGCTCGGCGAGGGTTCCTACTCAACCGTTTGGCTGGCCCGTGACCTAAA AAACCGTGGATATGTCGCCCTGAAGATTCTTGTGTCGGAAATCTCGGGATCGACAACCGAGCTACGAATCTTACGCCACATCACCGAAGTCGCACCAGCAGAAGGGGGCCGGCATATCACGCGACTGCTAGGCGAGTTCGAACACCACGGCCCCAATGGCGTCCACAGGTGCCTGGTATTCGAGCCGATGGGTCCGAGTGTGAATACCATGGTCGAAGAGCTGCCACAATTTAAACCTCGCATGCGAGGAATGAAGATTCGCTATCCTCTTCGCATGGCAAAGAGCATCCTCAAGCAATCCTTGCAGGCTCTTGCATTCCTTCACGAAAATGGCATCGCCCATGGAGACTTCCAGCCTGGGAACATACTCTTCACTCTTGACGATATCGGCTCGACGCCCGAGGACGTGCTCCGGCAAGAGGAAGATGTACAAGCCGAGTCGATCTCGCCCCCGGTACAGAGGCTAGACGGTAAAGAAGATAAGTGGGCTCCTCGTTATCTTTGCGTTGCGCAGCCGCTGGTGCCCTTTACCTACTACGCCGAAGGCTTCAAGGTCAAATTATCCGATATGGGCGGCG CATATTTCTTTACCGACCCACCAACAAAGCCCGTCACTCCACTCGGTCTCCGAGCTCCCGAGTTAATTCTTACCGGAGCTGTCGACAACACTCTTGATATCTGGAGTTTCGGCTGCCTTGTGTTCGAGCTCATCACTGGACAGCCACTCTTCTGTATACCAGGGTCCGactttgaagatgatgaccatcttctctccctttctgACCGGCTCGGCGCCCTCCCCGACGAGCTCTTCAAGCATTGGAAGACCTCGTCGCTGTACTTTACGTCCGAGAGGAAGCTCTTTAATTGTCAGCTTGGGGGAGTTGCTCCGGGGGAGGAACCGCTTATGGTGGAGCAGACGTCCATGGAAGAGTTGTTCGATCAGGCAGGCCCGGATcttgatgaggaggaagccCGCAAAGTGAAGGCGCTGATTCGATGGATTTTGCAATATGATCCCGCGAAGAGACCGTCGCCTGCGGAAATCTTGTCTGATCCATGGTTCTGCGAGATTGACGTTGAGAGCGAGTCGGCCAGGGTATAG
- a CDS encoding uncharacterized protein (expressed protein), which yields MERSLSAEGLEVARVEGLEYNRYAEGLQYVPPEPTRNGVSNGPYMIEQFPEKGSPQNRICGVRRTSFWVILALIIAFIIGGAIGGGIGGSLAAKKSTNPQPSIPASITSSAPVTSTSATSSSESGRSITASTTSSAPVTSGTSGIAANSCPGINQTIVTGSTGSAFTVLCGVDWPKGVQAINGKGKVSDIGRATVYSIQECIDSCLGSHKEDCKGVTYSANLTSSFDGGQDGNCFFKDKAGIYFPGGDTIISAGVIGG from the coding sequence ATGGAGAGAAGCCTCAGTGCTGAAGGTCTCGAGGTCGCACGAGTCGAAGGCCTCGAATACAACAGATATGCAGAGGGTCTACAGTATGTACCCCCGGAACCGACGCGCAATGGGGTATCGAATGGTCCGTATATGATCGAACAGTTCCCAGAAAAAGGGAGCCCACAGAACAGAATTTGCGGCGTACGCAGAACAAGCTTCTGGGTAATACTCGCTTTGATAATAGCGTTCATTATCGGCGGCGCAATTGGTGGAGGAATAGGCGGTTCGCTAGCAGCCAAGAAGAGCACCAACCCGCAGCCGTCAATACCAGCTTCGATAACTTCATCCGCTCCTGTTACATCCACTTCTGCTACATCTTCTAGTGAATCGGGGCGGTCAATAACAGCTTCGACAACCTCTTCTGCCCCCGTTACATCCGGCACAAGTGGTATAGCCGCTAACTCGTGCCCAGGAATCAATCAAACTATCGTCACGGGCTCCACTGGATCTGCGTTTACGGTTCTCTGTGGCGTTGACTGGCCAAAGGGCGTTCAAGCAATAAATGGCAAGGGAAAGGTGAGTGATATTGGTCGTGCGACTGTATACTCTATACAAGAATGTATCGACAGCTGTCTTGGTTCTCACAAGGAAGATTGCAAAGGCGTCACTTATTCGGCCAATTTGACGTCCTCATTTGATGGTGGACAGGATGGAAACTGTTTCTTTAAAGACAAAGCTGGCATATACTTTCCAGGGGGTGATACAATCATATCTGCAGGAGTTATTGGGGGTTAA
- a CDS encoding uncharacterized protein (expressed protein) yields MVTLKRKETELAAGSKLRAVSTVANLAEKSPDSDNALKVLPQGSKPWYRTWHLVKLNLILMVSLVSSASVGYDGLSSCSLMDLKLSLTAIVFAGSMMNFCTEILTVIIPLLKIETSVLVSLKAR; encoded by the coding sequence ATGGTGACtttgaaaaggaaggaaacgGAGCTAGCAGCGGGCTCGAAGCTTCGCGCAGTGAGTACAGTGGCCAATCTCGCCGAAAAGTCCCCCGATTCTGACAATGCATTAAAGGTTCTACCACAAGGGTCTAAGCCATGGTATCGTACATGGCACCTCGTGAAGCTCAATTTAATCCTCATGGTGTCATTGGTGTCGTCTGCGTCAGTTGGCTACGATGGTTTGTCTTCTTGCAGTCTCATGGATTTGAAGCTTTCCCTAACCGCTATCGTCTTTGCAGGGTCGATGATGAATTTCTGCACGGAGATATTAACAGTTATCATTCCTCTTCTCAAAATAGAAACGTCCGTGCTCGTGAGCCTTAAGGCTAGATAG
- a CDS encoding serine protein kinase, which produces MAPILPDNNYAYHSNAKVTIILSTGKYTIDDKFKFSTNACLIYAETIHIASSIKAPGQSIGLFCHTLTTPSRVTINVSGDEGRAGANGVDKDGGKGGDGQNAGNVWICVQSLPRENTFLNLEIKAYGGSGGRGGDSTSSQYDANKTKGGDGGNGGNGGDIELLFGTAVMDAARALVEIQKRPWPEQALCLTEPILSDSLPGYLSQEDTQLLGPLKSLHSVLRAIVRQLKILSGAGDSKEIQDTASSLIREVDTDLAANDKAPKNVTTDTFKSLQGILESIRSLNQKTPNLNATDILANAKKAIGTVVPQNDSKMISITENLQNTLLRTILDIETSVYDIAKFNSRGAAGFGGIGGIGSQNGASGKAGQKDGRSRARNLHFQGTKRDADVWQAYIFPEQCQMLLNKADDLFFSSNTDDWKSANTIYNTLLARLQVLHDQGNSSSGLFSALEHLETELNVTYNPIEQLRLVYEQAISRRNRLLLGQDMFGHVDSWVPRLSFGFYAQSVEQRFEVLKSAEYLTAEYEEAFQKNNDLRTTVEKGISKMLDAQKEAEAKIDLLTSSNGPLVTGIYKISSLTKEVKTKRQLLTKKLTNIQFAAKQFDWTILLDAASTLVSLRADPKSIVDTVKQGYEIYKKVTDESTAKNLHGDAVKKEYIIDQLAQCSDTLESLEKAFTTRKDNQIEIDDPGALKIMATKGNIQKILREFKNAIVEKDKKDIESALDDYIAVTLNRNNAVLDYNSSLQLLFEASNAREYSKSQAESLGQRRHTLDPNTPAILFWLRKTRDNMRLQLMQRLNYESRAIRFWGLKKHLDYSSPGPLRSFIELRDGQSKLNAAYEDSLNSYANNIRVTWPREEKEKGLFYILSNAELKAFKQRQRLTTSKGDDGVYSASIRLEPGAPPFGPGRADVRINQVRLWLLGVEVKADNAGRKQLMVKIAHSGNETLENTDRQALGFSHDAVNIQFEYNTAKVQTSDDFKTDVVFGKQGLENDWSGGDSKPTASTFAAIGPFTEWRFSIRESENVGLDMRSVTAAYVEFRGANRPFSVDYRKA; this is translated from the exons ATGGCTCCCATTCTGCCAGATAACAACTATGCATACCACAGTAACGCAAAGGTCACGATTATCCTGAGCACTGGAAAATACACCATCGATGACAAGTTCAAGTTCTCGACGAATGCCTGCCTGATATATGCAGAGACAATCCACATTGCCTCCTCTATCAAAGCTCCCGGCCAGAGCATTGGCCTCTTTTGCCATACACTCACAACCCCAAGTCGTGTCACCATTAACGTTTCAGGCGATGAGGGCAGGGCAGGCGCCAATGGTGTTGATAAAGATGGTGGAAAGGGGGGAGACGGTCAGAATGCTGGAAATGTTTGGATCTGTGTCCAATCCCTTCCAAGGGAAAATACTTTCCTGAACTTGGAGATCAAGGCGTATGGTGGATCTGGTGGCAGAGGTGGCGACAGCACGTCATCTCAATACGACGCAAATAAAACCAagggtggagatggtggtaACGGTGGAAATGGAG GTGATATCGAATTGCTGTTTGGAACAGCAGTCATGGACGCCGCTCGTGCTCTGGTGGAAATTCAGAAGCGACCGTGGCCGGAGCAGGCTTTGTGTCTCACAGAGCCAATACTATCCGACAGTCTCCCTGGCTATCTCTCACAAGAGGACACACAACTCCTTGGGCCTCTCAAGAGCCTCCACAGTGTGCTTCGAGCCATAGTCCGCCAGCTCAAAATCTTGTCCGGAGCAGGTGATAGCAAGGAGATTCAAGACACTGCTTCTTCCCTCATACGGGAAGTAGATACCGACCTCGCAGCAAACGATAAGGCACCAAAGAATGTCACCACTGACACATTCAAGTCTCTCCAAGGGATACTGGAATCGATTCGCTCCCTCAACCAAAAGACGCCAAACCTTAATGCAACTGATATCCTTGCAAACGCCAAAAAGGCCATCGGAACCGTCGTCCCTCAAAATGATTCAAAGATGATTTCTATCACTGAAAACCTTCAAAATACCCTCCTTAGAACTATATTAGACATAGAGACTTCTGTCTATGACATAGCCAAGTTTAACTCTAGAG GTGCCGCCGGTTTCGGTGGTATCGGTGGCATCGGATCCCAAAATGGTGCTAGCGGCAAAGCCGGGCAAAAAGATGGCCGGAGCCGTGCTAGGAACTTGCATTTCCAAGGCACAAAGAGAGACGCTGATGTTTGGCAAGCCTATATCTTCCCCGAACAATGCCAGATGTTGTTGAACAAAGCCGACGATTTGTTCTTCAGCAGCAATACAGATGACTGGAAAAGCGCAAATACAATCTACAACACTTTGCTTGCTCGTCTTCAAGTGCTACATGACCAGGGAAATAGCTCCTCCGGTTTGTTCAGTGCTTTGGAACATCTGGAAACTGAGCTAAATGTAACATATAATCCCATCGAACAATTGAGATTAGTATATGAGCAAGCCATTAGTCGTCGCAATCGCTTGCTCTTGGGCCAGGATATGTTTGGGCACGTCGACAGTTGGGTACCTCGCCTGTCATTTGGCTTCTATGCCCAATCAGTTGAGCAGCGATTCGAGGTGCTCAAATCGGCGGAGTATCTGACGGCAGAATACGAAGAAGCCTTTCAGAAGAACAACGACCTTCGAACCACGGTCGAAAAAGGCATTAGCAAGATGTTGGATGCTCAaaaagaagccgaagccaaGATCGATCTCCTCACCTCCTCCAACGGTCCGCTGGTAACTGGCATCTATAAGATCTCCTCTCTGACCAAGGAGGTCAAGACGAAGCGCCAGCTACTCACGAAAAAGTTGACCAATATTCAGTTTGCTGCAAAGCAATTCGACTGGACAATTCTTCTTGACGCAGCCTCCACCCTGGTCTCGCTACGTGCGGATCCGAAATCTATTGTCGATACGGTTAAACAAGGCTacgaaatatataaaaaagtaacaGACGAATCAACGGCTAAGAATCTACACGGTGATGCAGTGAAGAAAGAGTACATCATCGACCAGCTCGCACAATGTTCCGACACGTTGGAATCACTAGAAAAAGCCTTCACAACTAGAAAAGACAATCAGATCGAGATTGATGACCCTGGAGCCCTGAAGATTATGGCTACCAAGGGCAACATCCAGAAGATTCTTCGCGAGTTCAAGAATGCCATTGtggagaaagacaagaaggacaTAGAAAGCGCCTTGGATGATTACATTGCTGTTACTCTCAACCGGAACAACGCCGTTCTGGATTACAACTCCTCCCTGCAGCTACTATTCGAAGCAAGCAATGCTCGAGAATATAGCAAGAGTCAAGCCGAGTCCCTAGGGCAGAGGAGGCATACCCTTGACCCGAACACTCCCGCGATTTTATTCTGGTTGCGCAAGACACGCGATAATATGCGACTACAGCTCATGCAACGCTTGAATTACGAGAGCCGTGCTATCAGATTCTGGGGACTGAAAAAGCACCTCGACTATTCTAGCCCAGGTCCCCTTCGTTCTTTCATAGAGCTACGAGATGGTCAGTCAAAGCTGAATGCGGCCTATGAGGACAGTCTCAATAGCTACGCTAATAATATTCGAGTCACATGGCCACgtgaggagaaagagaagggcTTGTTTTACATCTTGAGCAATGCAGAATTAAAAGCTTTCAAGCAGCGCCAGCGACTTACTACCTCGAAGGGCGACGACGGTGTTTACAGCGCATCCATTCGGTTGGAGCCAGGTGCACCCCCGTTTGGCCCTGGTCGTGCAGATGTCAGAATTAACCAGGTGCGCTTGTGGCTTCTTGGAGTCGAAGTGAAAGCCGACAATGCCGGCCGCAAGCAACTGATGGTGAAAATTGCCCATTCTGGAAATGAAACCTTGGAGAACACTGACAGACAGGCACTTGGGTTCTCCCACGACGCCGTCAATATTCAATTCGAATACAATACGGCCAAAGTCCAAACGTCAGACGATTTTAAAACCGATGTCGTGTTCGGTAAGCAAGGGCTCGAGAATGATTGGAGTGGCGGTGATAGTAAGCCAACTGCATCAACGTTTGCTGCGATAGGGCCCTTTACTGAGTGGCGCTTCTCCATTCGCGAGTCCGAGAACGTCGGCTTAGATATGAGATCAGTGACAGCTGCATATGTTGAATTTCGGGGCGCCAACCGACCATTCTCAGTGGATTACCGAAAAGCATGA
- a CDS encoding Alpha/Beta hydrolase protein, with amino-acid sequence MYTFFDSDFFHFEFLRVLGTAPFEGCEIGKCLETIACIKTPDAESWFDAWRGFALLADPAGYGGEVLSLEVPYEHGLMLPAYLFMPLREAGLTEPIPVVVNSGGFDSTQEELYFYIAAGARRRGYAVLTFDGPGQGIFHRRLDQRAGFPAQAPEGAYMRHDWEAVIRPVLDRLWTYSKANQHLHLGLNRVSIFGESMGAYFALRGAGDPWIKACIAMDGFYDMWDTADSRIPPVFLKAWDRLGDRFFDRVIRSLGRVHFHTRRPGHFRSFSLRGDGEQGEYLARVQCPVFVTGAADWAYFPAQGNATKIFEVFNQLHPEMAKLWVTKGVGSGGLQAKVAAISVVHDKTFEWLDEVLIIDRKKEKSLPYLYLFVFLV; translated from the exons ATGTATACATTCTTTGATTCGGATTTCTTCCACTTCGAATTCCTCCGTGTCCTAGGCACCGCTCCCTTTGAAGGATGCGAGATTGGGAAGTGTCTCGAGACAATTGCCTGCATCAAAACCCCTGATGCAGAGAGCTGGTTTGACGCCTGG CGTGGGTTTGCTCTGCTCGCTGACCCCGCGGGCTATGGCGGCGAGGTTCTTTCGCTCGAGGTTCCCTACGAGCACGGTCTGATGCTGCCGGCGTATCTGTTCATGCCGCTGCGTGAGGCAGGATTAACGGAGCCCATTCCCGTCGTGGTCAACAGCGGCGGGTTCGACTCCACCCAGGAGGAACTGTACTTCTACATCGCCGCAGGCGCGCGCCGACGCGGGTACGCCGTTCTCACCTTCGACGGCCCAGGTCAGGGGATCTTCCACCGGCGACTAGACCAACGAGCTGGCTTCCCGGCCCAGGCACCGGAGGGCGCGTATATGCGACACGACTGGGAGGCCGTGATCCGTCCCGTCCTCGACCGACTGTGGACATACAGCAAGGCAAACCAACATCTCCACCTCGGCCTCAACCGGGTATCCATCTTTGGCGAATCAATGGGCGCATATTTTGCACTTCGTGGCGCAGGCGATCCCTGGATCAAAGCGTGCATTGCGATGGACGGATTCTACGACATGTGGGATACTGCCGATTCGCGCATTCCCCCCGTCTTCCTAAAGGCTTGGGATCGACTGGGTGATCGCTTCTTCGACCGGGTCATCCGCTCACTGGGCAGAGTACACTTTCATACGCG GCGACCCGGGCATTTCAGAAGTTTTTCTCTGCGCGGGGATGGAGAGCAGGGGGAATACTTGGCCCGGGTCCAGTGCCCGGTGTTTGTCACCGGTGCGGCGGACTGGGCGTATTTTCCCGCCCAGGGAAATGCGACCAAGATTTTCGAGGTTTTCAATCAGTTGCATCCTGAAATGGCCAAACTGTGGGTGACCAAGGGAGTGGGATCCGGTGGATTGCAGGCCAAGGTGGCGGCCATTTCGGTTGTCCATGACAAGACGTTTGAATGGTTAGACGAGGTGTTGATTATTGatcgaaagaaagagaaatctTTACCTTACTTATATCTATTTGTATTTCTGGTTTAA